A region of Phaeodactylum tricornutum CCAP 1055/1 chromosome 14, whole genome shotgun sequence DNA encodes the following proteins:
- a CDS encoding predicted protein produces the protein MKLFLSVATTALLAGGARAVNLRAATPREAAVEGTQSSFASQAASQLAKKNKRKKGKKYSPSSDSDDPIMHGHLQIGHVLDVSSADAKADIDLIESAFVNAYNNANPNGKYEVTSMTLEREVVIPEDLEATLTSIKGENVGQLRPGVFIDWYYFFGFHCRLCRDDDDYAALSATELPVLEASAHRVFEDQFCLTLHQSGLEEYSALADCSILFDYDGDGNDIDSGDQLELQKKNKRKNKKKGKKKHANDDKAMDGRLLIGHVLDLSDVDSQAEIELIQTAFVDSYNGANPDGKYELTSMILERERIIPEDLEGALATIKGENVGQLRPGVYIDWYYFFGFHCRLCRDDDDYAALSATELPTLSVSAHRIFEEKFCVSLKDSGLNEYSEVSECSIIFGGDGTYENIIEEKQ, from the exons ATGAAGCTGTTTCTTTCTGTTGCCACCACGGCCCTCCTGGCCGGAGGTGCCCGTGCCGTCAATCTCCGTGCTGCTACCCCTCGTGAGGCCGCCGTCGAAGGCACTCAGtcatcttttgcttctcAGGCCGCCTCCCAGCTCgcgaagaagaacaagagaAAGAAGGGCAAGAAGTACAGCCCTTCGTCGGACAGCGATGACCCAATCATGCATGGACATCTACAAATTGGCCATGTTCTCGACGTATCCTCGGCCGATGCCAAGGCCGATATCGACCTCATCGAAAGCGCATTTGTCAATGCTTACAACAACGCCAATCCCAATGGCAAGTATGAAGTCACGTCCATGACCTTGGAGCGCGAAGTCGTCATCCCCGAAGATTTGGAGGCCACTCTGACCAGTATCAAGGGAGAGAACGTCGGACAATTGCGTCCAGGAGTGTTCATT GACTGGTACTACTTCTTTGGATTCCACTGTCGCTTGTGCcgtgacgatgacgactacGCCGCTTTGTCCGCTACCGAGCTTCCCGTTCTCGAAGCGAGTGCTCACCGCGTCTTTGAAGACCAATTCTGCCTCACACTCCACCAAAGTGGATTGGAAGAATATTCGGCTCTCGCGGACTGCTCTATCCTCTTTGACTACGATGGAGACGGCAACGATATCGATAGCGGCGATCAGCTTGAGCTccagaagaagaacaaaagaaagaataAGAAAAAGGGTAAGAAGAAGcacgccaacgacgacaaggCTATGGATGGCCGCCTCCTTATCGGCCACGTGCTCGATCTTTCCGACGTGGATAGTCAGGCCGAAATTGAACTCATTCAGACCGCGTTTGTGGACTCCTACAATGGAGCCAACCCTGATGGCAAGTACGAACTCACATCCATGATCTTAGAGCGTGAACGAATCATTCCGGAAGATCTCGAAGGTGCCCTTGCTACCATCAAGGGAGAGAATGTTGGGCAATTACGTCCCGGAGTGTATATT GACTGGTACTACTTTTTTGGATTCCACTGCCGCTTGTGtcgcgacgatgacgactaTGCTGCTTTGTCCGCTACAGAGCTTCCTACGCTCAGCGTGAGCGCTCACCGCattttcgaagaaaagtTCTGTGTTTCTCTCAAAGACAGCGGTCTGAACGAATACAGCGAAGTTTCTGAGTGCAGCATTATCTTTGGCGGAGACGGCACTTACGAAAACATTATCGAAGAAAAGCAGTAA
- a CDS encoding predicted protein, whose amino-acid sequence MWRQLGLPSRIGAVAKRQRLPASPFSQHHHPKHQGQRASLSVVSATFSPPYQSRRAAGLLFHRSLATSARARGAATSLSKKGKHIDNSSSSNDKNTLRIKSRPDGEAEVESKFSLPDKDKELELVAVQNEIQDRYKAGNYPSALKLSRELQTKTESHFGLDHPATASAYNNVGLMHKLLGNFDDSRRAYEMARKVYKRVLGSDHASYASTLHNLGNLNRTQIHFDANLRATDRLSLVEQALEYLQRAYRIRVEELGPHHPHTVASRSSWGATLAAQILHYHKMTTKHTSNNGETSTSQLPYYISVLPADVSTQAWEAAHEHLKEALDTAIANPRGPSLPQKKNKKTRHGSKQQRTKKASTTSTTPNLSSLSELPLSLQTLSAASAAQNLAVFCKARATTTTPYDQALLSQAHELYKQTLHVRSQLLPSTHPDLYATQFSLAELLQAMGDEEAANTLRQAIVDTYDPPSNDSSDDHTSGDGADNAPDVDSKRL is encoded by the coding sequence ATGTGGCGACAATTGGGCCTTCCCTCTCGCATAGGAGCAGTTGCTAAAAGGCAGCGACTGCCGGCGTCTCCCTTTTCCCAACATCACCACCCAAAACATCAGGGACAACGGGCATCTCTATCAGTTGTGTCCGCCACTTTCTCCCCGCCGTACCAATCTCGTCGTGCAGCTGGTTTGTTGTTCCATCGATCGTTGGCAACGAGTGCTCGTGCCCGTGGGGCTGCTACaagtctttccaaaaagggcAAGCACATCGACAACtcaagcagcagcaacgacaagaacACTTTACGGATTAAAAGTCGTCCTGACGGAGAAGCAGAGGTAGAATCCAAATTTTCCCTACCCGACAAAGACAAGGAACTCGAACTCGTCGCCGTTCAAAACGAAATTCAGGATCGATACAAAGCCGGTAACTACCCAAGTGCACTGAAATTGAGTCGAGAGTTACAAACGAAGACGGAGTCGCATTTTGGATTGGATCATCCGGCAACAGCCAGTGCTTACAACAACGTTGGACTCATGCACAAACTCCTCGGAAACTTTGACGACTCGCGGCGAGCCTACGAAATGGCCCGTAAGGTATACAAACGTGTGCTCGGGAGCGACCACGCCTCATACGCATCGACGCTCCACAATTTGGGCAATCTCAATCGTACACAAATTCATTTCGATGCCAATTTAAGAGCCACTGATCGACTTTCCTTGGTCGAACAGGCCCTGGAGTACCTGCAACGCGCCTACCGAATTCGAGTGGAAGAGTTGGGACCACATCATCCCCACACCGTGGCCTCGCGGTCCAGTTGGGGTGCCACCCTGGCGGCACAAATCTTGCATTACCACAAAATGACCACCAAACACACCTCCAACAATGGTGAAACCTCAACGAGCCAACTGCCGTACTATATTTCTGTCTTACCGGCCGACGTGTCAACACAGGCATGGGAAGCAGCACACGAGCATTTGAAGGAAGCCTTGGACACGGCCATTGCCAATCCTCGCGGACCTAGTTTGCCACaaaaaaagaacaagaaaactCGCCACGGAAGCAAACAACAACGCACCAAGAAAGCGTCAACTACTTCCACAACACCCAACTTGTCGTCGCTGTCTGAGCTTCCACTCTCTCTACAGACTCTATCAGCCGCCTCGGCCGCACAAAATTTGGCCGTTTTTTGCAAAGCCCGTGCGACAACTACGACCCCCTATGACCAAGCACTGCTGTCACAAGCGCACGAACTCTACAAACAAACACTACACGTCCGATCACAGTTGTTGCCCTCCACGCATCCCGATTTGTACGCGACGCAGTTTAGTTTAGCCGAACTGTTACAGGCCATGGGGGATGAGGAGGCCGCCAATACCTTGCGACAAGCTATTGTTGATACGTACGATCCTCCGTCCAACGACAGCAGTGACGACCATACCAGCGGCGACGGTGCAGACAATGCTCCAGATGTAGACTCCAAACGGTTGTAA
- the OGD1 gene encoding 2-oxoglutarate dehydrogenase E1 component (A mitochondrial enzyme. Participates in the decarboxylation of 2-oxoglutarate and subsequent generation of S-succinyl-CoA in the citric acid cycle. Catalyzes the reaction: 2-oxoglutarate + [dihydrolipoyllysine-residue succinyltransferase]lipoyllysine = [dihydrolipoyllysine-residue succinyltransferase]S-succinyldihydrolipoyllysine + CO2. Uses thiamine pyrophosphate as co-factor.; succinyl-transferring), with translation MSSARQLLLLLKRPGPCRNRPSPSRRVPDPGTLSRSLSRSRVAQRSLSTSAASSLTVHENESFLTGTSSVYAEEMYEAYLRDPTSVHESWKRYFDNLEQSVAYNEADFASPTAVPSPKPVRASSMSIEAAPSDSLAVAHLIRSYQVNGHLAAQLDPLHLHTREAFPQRPSNLKPELLSKDGFPPELTAEHYGFTEADMDRRLVFRGASSGGNKGYLEELSNSPNKVTLRMILQELRKTYCNTLGVEYMHIGDIDKMNWIRERVENPRWTRYDVEKKTHIFERLCFADSFENFLAHKFNTTKRFGLDGGEAIVPALKDAIDRASELGAHSFVIGMPHRGRLNILANVMRKPMPLIFSEFQGTNYNIKDHQKSTSDDHWGMSGDVKYHLGSSMDRTYPDGRQIHLSLVANPSHLECVNPVVAGKARAKQYYGGNREEDIRNVVPILLHGDAAFAGQGVVYETMQMAEVPDFDVGGTIHVIINNQIGFTTNPIHSRSTPYSSDLGKAFNCPIFHCNGDDPLAVSTALETAVEWRHEWGMDVIIEMVCYRRNGHNELDQPAFTQPKLYKEISRHPPTLDIFEKRLIEEGTLSKEECQEIRDFTLESYEKDFEASKTYVKKETDWLSSRWTGFKGPSQISRIRPTGVEVETLRKIGIQAGTVPADFKLHRQMAKIFKARREMAENGEGIDWGTAEALAFGSLLLEGNHVRITGQDVQRGTFSHRHAVVKDQNTEEEYTPLNFLAKKMAPSAPLEELSKTDTQAGFIARNSILSEFAVLGFEHGYSLENPNALILWEAQFGDFVNGAQVLIDQFISSGEDKWLRQSGLVMLLPHGYDGQGAEHSSCRVERFLQQVDEDPHYIPRLARDERMQIQRCNWQVVNCTTPANYFHCLRRQIHRDFRKPLVVVAPKNLLRHKRCVSTLEEMGPGTSFKRVYDETDPAISHHPEQVKTLVFCTGQIYYELLAEREKLGRTDVALVRLEQIAPFAFDRIAKNAQKYPNAELIWAQQEPKNMGAYSYVLARIMTATRELNGNEKRPRYVGRPVSAAPATGMGKVHQMEYNNIMAGVYGVAGDGGFED, from the exons ATGTCGTCCGCCCGACAGCTTTTGCTCTTGTTGAAACGTCCAGGTCCGTGCCGGAATCGTCCATCTCCTTCACGGCGCGTTCCTGATCCTGGCACGTTGTCCCGATCCTTGTCTCGTTCCCGTGTGGCGCAGCGAAGCCTGAGTACCAGCGCTGCCTCCAGTCTTACCGTGCACGAGAACGAATCGTTCTTGACGGGAACGTCCTCTGTCTATGCGGAAGAAATGTACGAAGCCTACCTACGCGATCCTACCAGTGTGCACGAATCATGGAAACGCTACTTTGACAATCTGGAACAGAGTGTGGCCTACAACGAAGCCGATTTCGCGTCCCCGACCGCCGTACCATCGCCCAAGCCAGTCCGGGCATCGAGTATGTCGATCGAAGCCGCTCCGTCGGATTCCCTAGCGGTAGCACATTTGATTCGATCCTACCAGGTCAACGGACACTTGGCCGCGCAATTGGatcctcttcatcttcacACCCGCGAGGCATTTCCCCAACGCCCTTCCAATCTCAAGCCCGAGCTACTCAGCAAGGACGGATTCCCTCCCGAGCTTACTGCGGAACACTACGGCTTTACGGAAGCCGACATGGATCGTCGTCTCGTCTTTCGTGGCGCCTCTTCCGGTGGAAACAAGGGCTACTTGGAAGAGCTCTCCAATTCTCCCAACAAAGTCACGCTCCGCATGATCCTACAGGAACTGCGCAAAACGTATTGCAACACGCTCGGTGTGGAATACATGCACATTGGCGATATCGACAAGATGAACTGGATTCGGGAACGCGTCGAGAATCCGCGATGGACGCGGTACGATGtcgaaaagaaaacacaCATCTTTGAACGTCTCTGCTTCGCCGATAGCTTTGAGAATTTCTTGGCGCACAAGTTCAATACCACCAAGCGCTTTGGTTTAGATGGGGGTGAAGCCATCGTCCCGGCTCTCAAAGACGCCATTGATCGCGCGTCCGAGCTCGGGGCGCACAGTTTCGTCATCGGCATGCCCCACCGCGGTCGACTCAATATTCTCGCCAACGTCATGCGCAAACCCATGCCCCTTATCTTTTCCGAATTCCAAGGCACCAACTATAATATCAAAGATCACCAAAAGAGTACATCGGATGATCACTGGGGTATGTCGGGTGACGTCAAGTACCATTTGGGTTCGTCAATGGACCGGACCTATCCCGATGGTCGACAAATTCATCTAAGTTTGGTCGCCAATCCATCACATTTGGAATGCGTCAACCCGGTCGTGGCGGGTAAGGCTCGCGCCAAACAGTACTACGGTGGAAACCGAGAAGAAGATATCCGTAACGTTGTACCGATCCTATTGCACGGcgacgccgcctttgccgggcAAGGGGTGGTCTACGAGACCATGCAAATGGCCGAGGTGCCCGATTTTGACGTCGGTGGAAccattcacgtcatcatcaacaatcaGATTGGCTTCACCACCAACCCCATTCATTCGCGCTCGACGCCCTACTCGTCGGATTTGGGCAAGGCCTTCAATTGCCCCATCTTTCACTGTAACGGCGACGATCCCCTAGCAGTGTCGACGGCACTCGAGACCGCCGTCGAATGGCGTCACGAATGGGGCATGGATGTTATTATCGAGATGGTCTGCTACCGTCGTAACGGTCACAACGAACTAGATCAGCCGGCCTTTACACAACCAAAACTCTACAAGGAAATTTCTCGACACCCACCAACCCTGgatatttttgaaaagcgattgattgaagaaggaaccTTGTCCAAAGAAGAATGTCAAGAGATCCGTGACTTTACGCTGGAAAGCTACGAAAAGGATTTCGAAGCTTCCAAGACGTATGTGAAAAAAGAGACGGATTGGTTGAGCTCCAGATGGACCGGTTTCAAAGGGCCGTCGCAGATTAGTCGTATTCGTCCTACCGGCGTGGAGGTTGAGACTCTGCGCAAGATAGGAATCCAAGCTGGAACGGTTCCAGCCGATTTTAAATTGCATCGtcaaatggccaaaatctTCAAGGCGCGTCGGGAAATGGCggaaaatggcgaaggtaTTGACTGGGGCactgccgaagccttggcgtTTGGTTCGCTCCTACTTGAAGGGAATCATGTGCGTATTACCGGTCAAGACGTTCAGCGCGGTACCTTTAGTCACCGGCACGCCGTCGTCAAGGATCAGAATACCGAAGAGGAATACACTCCATTGAATTTTCTCGCCAAAAAGATGGCTCCAAGTGCCCCACTTGAAGAGCTGAGCAAGACGGATACGCAAGCCGGCTTCATTGCTCGTAATTCGATTCTTTCCGAGTTTGCTGTTCTTGGATTTGAGCACGGGTACAGTTTGGAAAACCCGAACGCGCTCATTTTATGGGAAGCCCAATTTGGTGACTTCGTCAATGGCGCGCAAGTCTTGATTGATCAGTTCATCTCGTCAGGTGAAGACAAGTGGTTGCGCCAGTCTGGCCTTGTCATGCTGTTGCCCCATGGGTACGATGGACAAGGTGCCGAACACTCTAGTTGCCGTGTGGAGAGGTTTCTGCAGCAAGTGGACGAAGATCCGCACTACATTCCGCGCTTGGCACGGGACGAACGTATGCAAATTCAGCGCTGCAATTGGCAAGTTGTCAATTGCACGACCCCGGCAAATTACTTTCATTGTTTGCGCCGTCAGATTCATCGTGATTTCCGTAAGCCACTAGTAGTCGTAGCACCAAAGAACTTGCTTCGTCACAAGCGCTGCGTTTCGaccttggaagaaatgggacCAGGTACATCCTTCAAGCGCGTCTACGACGAGACTGATCCGGCAATAAGCCATCATCCAGAGCAAGTCAAGACGCTGGTCTTTTGCACTGGGCAGATATACTACGAGCTCCTGGCGGAGCGTGAAAAATTAGGTCGTACGGATGTGGCTCTGGTGCGTTTGGAACAAATTGCTCCATTCGCGTTCGATCGGATCGCGAAGAATGCGCAGAAATACCCCAATGCCGAATTGATTTGGGCCCAACAAGAACCAAAGAATATG GGAGCCTATAGTTATGTATTGGCTCGTATCATGACGGCGACGCGCGAATTAAACGGCAACGAAAAACGCCCTCGCTACGTAGGCCGCCCAGTCAGTGCGGCGCCAGCGACAGGCATGGGTAAAGTACATCAAATGGAATATAACAACATCATGGCGGGAGTCTATGGCGTGGCGGGAGATGGAGGTTTTGAGGACTAG
- a CDS encoding predicted protein, producing the protein MTVIDNNSEDTGGMRCWLPRENGSDDQEAASLQNLDCLCLGTGRFLRSVLVPALNSFSHSVLVQTRGRSFLEYMATQDGDDNGTFPVDTVLPSGEIKTDRYRCYGAFSWGRVEDKAAFYDVSRKTSGPSVIGVGVTEAGLASSETQAMKDLYDFLEYYQDMWEERSLWKPALTPHKKLCVIDMDNIPQNGDVLARHMNSLAQDNARMLRFLADKVVFLNTMVDRITSHREGDPMVPKAEPVPAKALVILDSEGDLPVAFHKMKESHGVVVRSTRAELEIDLALKLRVANGTHTALAHILALTKRTMTDALTVDGVAGPLLLAYLDALVETQILAAGGASGLEPHATAALEVWQDWRSRLTHPYFGLSSFFITQNGAAKGGIRLGPTVLDLVTRSQTTQPLNVAMAFAWACLLRWLTPDRRRDSEDEKSSRYSLTEEMTFTTAKGVYTGWLQGSELNNTEDATTTYADGLHYNLSQDWYEFRCSCKVPVGSRTQLQKPLSDVLGALVCSGPRQPVAYHGIVRSYLLATDGGNLNAIADKRAMNDLVAGVSTLYARMIVGDDILSILKEIGDNDGAFIDGFATACTSMADVSCLSQGCPLAFRRSPVPNHSRLLLLSIHKDTIDTVVTSEVASAIAIDLHTHLLPPSHGPLCLWGIDELLTYHYLVAEFFITAPASMTPDGFYALPKKQQADTIWRALFVERSPLSEACRGVITVLVSLGLENALADRDLNLIRKFYKGFRDEGLTGAEKFSSLVFSKSGVRYNIMTNIPFDPNEERYWRPKPKDYSDNYRSALRVDPLLTGDCRTIELALKGSGYDNTIEGARQYLRDWCDTMSPEYMMASTPHDFLLEKGTLGSSTSTGINEEALKLPGAFAQLKNQEISCNSTEDDSPSVINENSDFLGNVLMKICEERDLPVALKIGAHRRVNPALKQAGDGMVAFADAGMLGRLCSRFPKVRFLATFLSRNNQHEACVLASKFRNLHIYGCWWFCNNPSIIREITQMRIEICYTNGPTREP; encoded by the exons atgacTGTAATTGACAACAATAGCGAAGACACTGGGGGAATGCGTTGTTGGTTGCCACGGGAAAATGGTTCTGACGACCAAGAGGCGGCGAGCCTACAGAATTTGGATTGTCTGTGCTTGGGGACGGGACGGTTTTTGCGTTCCGTTCTCGTGCCGGCTTTAAACTCCTTTAGTCATTCAGTTTTGGTGCAAACGCGGGGACGCTCCTTTCTGGAATATATGGCGACGCAGGATGGGGATGACAACGGAACGTTTCCGGTGGACACCGTCCTGCCATCGGGCGAAATAAAGACTGACCGATACCGATGCTACGGGGCATTTTCGTGGGGACGAGTCGAAGACAAGGCAGCTTTTTATGACGTTTCCCGGAAGACTAGTGGACCCTCGGTTATCGGTGTAGGAGTAACGGAGGCGGGCTTGGCATCATCCGAGACCCAGGCTATGAAAGACCTGTACGATTTTTTGGAGTACTATCAAGACATGTGGGAGGAACGCAGCCTTTGGAAACCAGCTCTAACCCCACACAAAAAGCTTTGTGTCATCGATATGGACAACATTCCCCAGAATGGGGATGTCTTGGCGCGTCATATGAATAGTTTGGCGCAGGACAATGCAAGAATGTTGCGTTTCTTGGCCGACAAGGTTGTATTTTTGAATACCATGGTCGATCGGATCACATCCCATCGTGAAGGAGACCCAATGGTTCCCAAGGCAGAACCGGTCCCggccaaggctttggtaATTCTTGATTCTGAGGGGGATCTTCCAGTAGCGTTTCATAAAATGAAAGAATCCCACGGGGTAGTAGTACGCTCAACGCGGGCCGAACTCGAAATTGACTTGGCTCTAAAGTTACGGGTTGCCAATGGCACGCACACAGCCTTAGCACACATACTGGCTCTGACTAAACGAACAATGACAGATGCACTCACTGTTGACGGAGTTGCTGGACCGTTGCTCTTGGCATACTTAGATGCGCTTGTGGAAACACAGATTCTAGCTGCTGGCGGGGCGTCGGGACTGGAACCCCACGCTACAGCCGCCTTAGAAGTATGGCAAGACTGGCGATCAAGGCTGACGCATCCATATTTTGGTCTAAGTTCTTTTTTCATTACTCAAAACGGAGCAGCTAAGGGCGGAATCCGCCTTGGACCAACTGTGCTAGATCTGGTAACAAGAAGTCAGACTACACAGCCGCTCAATGTCGCGATGGCGTTTGCTTGGGCATGCTTGCTGCGCTGGTTGACGCCAGACCGCAGGAGAGATAGTGAGGATGAGAAAAGTAGTCGCTATTCAttgacggaagaaatgaCGTTTACAACCGCTAAAGGTGTCTATACAGGTTGGTTACAAGGGTCAGAACTCAATAACACGGAAGACGCAACTACGACATACGCTGATGGATTGCACTACAATCTGAGTCAAGATTGGTATGAATTTCGGTGCTCCTGCAAAGTGCCAGTAGGCAGCAGAACTCAACTGCAAAAACCATTGTCAGATGTTTTGGGTGCTTTAGTTTGTAGTGGTCCGCGGCAGCCGGTAGCATACCATGGAATAGTCCGGTCGTACCTCTTGGCAACCGACGGCGGAAATTTAAACGCGATTGCCGACAAGCGGGCCATGAATGACCTCGTGGCTGGAGTGTCCACTCTATACGCTCGCATGATTGTCGGGGACGACATTTTGAGTATTCTGAAAGAAATCGGGGACAACGACGGCGCCTTTATTGATGGTTTCGCCACAGCGTGTACATCTATGGCAGATGTGTCTTGTTTGAGTCAGGGTTGTCCTTTAGCATTTCGACGTAGTCCTGTCCCGAATCACAGCCGACTACTGTTGTTGTCTATCCACAAAGATACGATCGATACAGTTGTAACTTCTGAAGTAGCCTCCGCTATCGCCATTGATTTGCATACTCACTTGCTGCCACCCTCACACGGCCCGCTCTGCTTGTGGGGTATTGATGAGCTATTGACTTAT CATTATTTAGTGGCGGAGTTCTTTATAACTGCTCCGGCATCGATGACACCAGACGGCTTCTATGCTTTGCCAAAGAAACAGCAAGCGGATACAATTTGGCGGGCACTTTTTGTGGAGAGATCACCGCTCTCGGAGGCATGTCGCGGAGTCATTACAGTTTTGGTGTCTCTCGGATTAGAGAACGCACTAGCGGACCGCGACTTAAACTTGATTCGTAAATTTTACAAAGGCTTCCGGGACGAAGGCCTAACCGGAGCAGAGAAGTTCAGTTCTTTAGTTTTCAGCAAATCGGGTGTCCGGTACAACATTATGACAAACATTCCCTTTGATCCCAACGAAGAGAGGTACTGGCGTCCTAAACCAAAAGATTATTCGGACAATTATCGCTCTGCTTTACGTGTAGATCCCCTCCTGACTGGTGATTGCCGAACGATTGAATTGGCTTTGAAGGGCTCGGGATACGACAATACTATCGAGGGGGCGCGTCAGTACTTACGAGACTGGTGCGATACAATGAGTCCGGAATACATGATGGCGTCGACGCCGCATGACTTTCTGCTGGAAAAAGGCACCTTGGGTTCCTCGACATCTACCGGTATTAATGAAGAGGCATTGAAACTCCCGGGCGCTTTCGCTCAGCTCAAGAACCAAGAAATTAGCTGCAATAGCACAGAAGATGACAGTCCGAGTGTTATTAATGAGAACAGTGATTTCTTGGGCAACGTGTTGATGAAAATCTGCGAGGAGCGCGATTTACCTGTGGCCCTAAAGATTGGAGCGCATCGGAGAGTTAACCCAGCCTTAAAGCAAGCAGGCGATGGTATGGTTGCGTTTGCTGATGCTGGTATGCTTGGGCGGCTGTGTTCCAGGTTTCCAAAAGTTCGCTTTCTCGCAACCTTTTTATCTCGTAACAACCAACACGAGGCTTGTGTCTTGGCGTCCAAGTTTCGCAATTTGCACATTTACGGATGTTGGTGGTTCTGCAACAACCCAAGCATTATTCGAGAGATTACCCAAATGCGAATTGAAAT CTGTTATACAAATGGCCCCACTCGCGAGCCGTAA
- a CDS encoding predicted protein translates to MSDSPSLYLLSDTIDALTTPGTPVFCTGVIWCIVTVGTWLVSTLTGNYSQVDKLWSILPAVYACIVVCDARTTLMAAVTTFWSLRLTYNFYRRGGYAWPPWRGDEDYRWSYVAQGKMVSILANPVVWHFFNLAFISIFQNVLLLLIAAPSIVAHVHAVSVDFTSGNALTSVDFIAAFSAMTFICIEAIADNQQNTFQTEKYRRKNAGEALEGEYLQGFLQSGLFAIVRKPNYAAEQCLWTSYSLFAFSCTGVMIHWSYIGCILLALLFQGSGRLTERITREKYSAYAGYQQRVPLYVPSWTILSNGKGKIS, encoded by the coding sequence ATGTCAGATTCTCCGTCGCTGTATTTGCTTTCGGACACAATAGATGCCTTGACAACGCCTGGTACGCCAGTTTTCTGTACAGGCGTAATTTGGTGTATTGTCACTGTCGGCACTTGGCTTGTCTCGACTCTTACAGGGAATTATTCGCAGGTCGACAAATTGTGGAGCATTCTACCGGCGGTGTACGCATGCATCGTTGTATGCGACGCTAGGACTACGCTCATGGCAGCAGTTACCACTTTTTGGAGCCTAAGATTGACATATAATTTTTATCGACGCGGTGGATACGCGTGGCCGCCGTGGCGAGGCGATGAAGACTATCGATGGAGTTATGTAGCGCAAGGGAAGATGGTATCCATCTTAGCAAACCCTGTCGTATGGCACTTTTTCAATCTAGCATTTATCAGCATCTTCCAGAATGTTCTGCTCTTGTTGATTGCGGCGCCGTCCATTGTCGCTCATGTCCACGCTGTCTCGGTAGATTTTACTTCAGGAAACGCGCTCACTAGCGTCGACTTCATTGCTGCGTTTTCGGCAATGACGTTTATATGCATCGAGGCAATTGCTGACAATCAGCAGAACACGTTCCAAACGGAAAAGTACAGACGCAAGAATGCAGGCGAAGCATTGGAGGGAGAGTACTTGCAGGGATTTTTGCAATCGGGTCTTTTTGCGATTGTGCGAAAGCCCAACTATGCTGCCGAGCAGTGCCTATGGACCTCCTATTCTCTCTTCGCATTTAGCTGTACCGGTGTCATGATTCATTGGTCTTATATTGGATGTATTCTTTTGGCGCTGTTATTCCAAGGCTCTGGCAGATTGACGGAAAGGATTACCCGGGAAAAGTATTCTGCGTACGCTGGCTATCAACAACGGGTGCCACTCTACGTCCCTAGCTGGACGATTTTGAGTAACGGGAAAGGAAAAATTAGCTAA